The nucleotide window ACGATGGAAATACGGAAGAATATTGCGCCACAGATGCCGCCTTGCGAGTGGTGGGATTGGTCCGCGGTTGCCTGTCGTGATTTGATTTGACTGCGACTAATCTTTCATTCTGAATTGCCCCTCTAGAAACCTCAGAAGGAGGTCTGGTGAAGGCTCTGTATACTTCAGGGGGGGCATTGATCAAAGGCAACTTTACAGCCCAATGCGATGACATTTCTTGTTTTTCTTTCCGCTTCCGCATGGGCACAGATCATTTGGCTTGGTGTATCGGGGGAAAAGTTTCTTAAGTGCCCGTGCTTTGGCATATTCAAGGCTTGCCAATTCTTGTGCAGGCGCATTCACGATTCTTCCAGAAGAGTGTTTTTCTATAAAAGCGGCATACTCTGCTGATATGTCCAGAAATGTTTGAACGTCCTTGTCGGTAGTTAAGTTCAGCCTGATGTTGTCTACTCTTTCAAAAGTGACTTCGCTGAATGCGAAGGAAGGGTCTTCAAGAAATACAATCTTCTTTTCATTTTGGGGTTTGGGGCTCACGTCGATCAGTTTGCCCTCAACTGTCTTCCAAACTCCGTGATGTTCAGCTTCGATGAAGACTTGCGGCCACAGCCAAATGCACCAGCCATTTACAAGGGACCCTCCTTCGCTTTTGATGCGTGTCTCGACGTTGAGAAAGCATTCATTTTGTTCTGCCTCAATCGCAGGGCGAACGGGAACAAACTGAGGTGAAGCATCAGGATTAATTGTTCTACAAAAATCGAGAACCGTTTTGGCAATCCTTTTAGGGGTGCTTGTAACCATTTTTGTCGAATCATCTTAGGTTGTAGAATAGGTAATTCTAGGCATGAGGATCTGATATGGTCAATGTAATCTGGAGCCCTGACA belongs to uncultured Cohaesibacter sp. and includes:
- a CDS encoding SEC-C domain-containing protein, which codes for MVTSTPKRIAKTVLDFCRTINPDASPQFVPVRPAIEAEQNECFLNVETRIKSEGGSLVNGWCIWLWPQVFIEAEHHGVWKTVEGKLIDVSPKPQNEKKIVFLEDPSFAFSEVTFERVDNIRLNLTTDKDVQTFLDISAEYAAFIEKHSSGRIVNAPAQELASLEYAKARALKKLFPRYTKPNDLCPCGSGKKNKKCHRIGL